One genomic region from Argentina anserina chromosome 2, drPotAnse1.1, whole genome shotgun sequence encodes:
- the LOC126785359 gene encoding ABSCISIC ACID-INSENSITIVE 5-like protein 7 isoform X1: protein MGSNINFKNFGDVQNGDVNGGRLAGNFSLARQSSVYSLTFDEFQNTMGGLGKDFGSMNMDELLKNIWSAEETQGIAFTSGAGEGNAPMGNLQRQGSLTLPRTLSQKTVDDVWKELIRESGDARFSNVGGGSNLPQEQRQQTLGEMTLEEFLARAGVVREDAQEMARPGNGGFFGDMFRHSNNTGVAPGYQQASRNNGLMGSRVESNNISVPNQSPMNAGGVRTSQQQTHQLPMQQQQQQLIFPKPATLSFPPSMHMVSNAQLASPRSRGLMSAVVEPSRNTAFSQGGGFPGVGIGMGGLGAGGVTVASKSPVNHISPDIIAKSNADTSSLSPVPYVFTRGRKANGTLEKVVERRQRRMIKNRESAARSRARKQAYTLELEAEVQKLKEMNEELHQKKAEIMEMQKDQILETMKRKWGGKRPCLRRTLTGPW, encoded by the exons ATGGGATCTAATATAAACTTCAAGAACTTTGGTGATGTGCAAAATGGGGATGTAAATGGTGGGAGGCTAGCTGGGAATTTCTCGCTGGCTCGTCAGAGTTCTGTGTACTCCCTGACGTTTGATGAGTTCCAGAACACCATGGGAGGACTTGGGAAGGATTTTGGGTCGATGAACATGGATGAGCTTTTGAAGAATATATGGAGTGCTGAAGAGACTCAAGGAATTGCATTTACTTCTGGGGCAGGGGAGGGAAATGCCCCTATGGGGAATTTGCAGAGACAAGGCTCATTGACCCTGCCTCGGACACTTAGTCAGAAGACAGTTGATGATGTTTGGAAAGAATTGATTAGGGAGAGTGGTGATGCTAGATTTAGTAATGTTGGTGGGGGGTCGAATTTGCCACAGGAACAAAGACAGCAGACTTTGGGGGAGATGACTCTGGAGGAGTTTTTGGCCAGAGCAGGGGTGGTGCGAGAAGATGCTCAAGAAATGGCAAGGCCTGGTAATGGTGGATTCTTTGGTGATATGTTTCGTCATAGTAACAACACTGGGGTAGCTCCTGGTTACCAGCAGGCAAGTCGAAACAATGGTCTTATGGGTAGTCGAGTAGAAAGTAACAATATTTCGGTTCCTAATCAGTCTCCTATGAATGCTGGTGGAGTGAGAACTTCGCAGCAGCAAACGCACCAGCTTCCcatgcagcagcagcagcagcagttaATCTTTCCCAAGCCTGCAACTTTGTCTTTTCCCCCTTCTATGCATATGGTAAGCAATGCTCAGCTAGCTAGCCCAAGAAGTAGGGGACTAATGTCTGCAGTTGTGGAGCCTTCTAGGAACACAGCTTTCTCTCAAGGTGGTGGGTTTCCAGGTGTTGGGATTGGAATGGGTGGTTTAGGTGCTGGAGGTGTTACAGTTGCATCAAAATCTCCCGTAAATCATATATCACCAGATATCATTGCTAAGAGCAATGCAGATACTTCTTCATTGTCACCAGTTCCTTACGTGTTTACTCGTGGAAGGAAAGCCAATGGAACTCTGGAGAAAGTAGTTGAGAGAAGGCAAAGGAGAATGATAAAGAACAGAGAATCTGCTGCAAGGTCTCGAGCTCGTAAGCAG GCCTACACCTTGGAACTAGAGGCAGAAGTGCAAAAACTTAAAGAAATGAATGAAGAATTACACCAAAAAAAG GCTGAAATTATGGAAATGCAGAAAGATCAG ATTTTAGAGACAATGAAGCGAAAATGGGGAGGTAAAAGGCCGTGCTTGAGGCGAACACTGACTGGCCCTTGGTAA
- the LOC126785359 gene encoding ABSCISIC ACID-INSENSITIVE 5-like protein 7 isoform X2: MGSNINFKNFGDVQNGDVNGGRLAGNFSLARQSSVYSLTFDEFQNTMGGLGKDFGSMNMDELLKNIWSAEETQGIAFTSGAGEGNAPMGNLQRQGSLTLPRTLSQKTVDDVWKELIRESGDARFSNVGGGSNLPQEQRQQTLGEMTLEEFLARAGVVREDAQEMARPGNGGFFGDMFRHSNNTGVAPGYQQASRNNGLMGSRVESNNISVPNQSPMNAGGVRTSQQQTHQLPMQQQQQQLIFPKPATLSFPPSMHMVSNAQLASPRSRGLMSAVVEPSRNTAFSQGGGFPGVGIGMGGLGAGGVTVASKSPVNHISPDIIAKSNADTSSLSPVPYVFTRGRKANGTLEKVVERRQRRMIKNRESAARSRARKQAYTLELEAEVQKLKEMNEELHQKKAEIMEMQKDQVNFNCMVC; the protein is encoded by the exons ATGGGATCTAATATAAACTTCAAGAACTTTGGTGATGTGCAAAATGGGGATGTAAATGGTGGGAGGCTAGCTGGGAATTTCTCGCTGGCTCGTCAGAGTTCTGTGTACTCCCTGACGTTTGATGAGTTCCAGAACACCATGGGAGGACTTGGGAAGGATTTTGGGTCGATGAACATGGATGAGCTTTTGAAGAATATATGGAGTGCTGAAGAGACTCAAGGAATTGCATTTACTTCTGGGGCAGGGGAGGGAAATGCCCCTATGGGGAATTTGCAGAGACAAGGCTCATTGACCCTGCCTCGGACACTTAGTCAGAAGACAGTTGATGATGTTTGGAAAGAATTGATTAGGGAGAGTGGTGATGCTAGATTTAGTAATGTTGGTGGGGGGTCGAATTTGCCACAGGAACAAAGACAGCAGACTTTGGGGGAGATGACTCTGGAGGAGTTTTTGGCCAGAGCAGGGGTGGTGCGAGAAGATGCTCAAGAAATGGCAAGGCCTGGTAATGGTGGATTCTTTGGTGATATGTTTCGTCATAGTAACAACACTGGGGTAGCTCCTGGTTACCAGCAGGCAAGTCGAAACAATGGTCTTATGGGTAGTCGAGTAGAAAGTAACAATATTTCGGTTCCTAATCAGTCTCCTATGAATGCTGGTGGAGTGAGAACTTCGCAGCAGCAAACGCACCAGCTTCCcatgcagcagcagcagcagcagttaATCTTTCCCAAGCCTGCAACTTTGTCTTTTCCCCCTTCTATGCATATGGTAAGCAATGCTCAGCTAGCTAGCCCAAGAAGTAGGGGACTAATGTCTGCAGTTGTGGAGCCTTCTAGGAACACAGCTTTCTCTCAAGGTGGTGGGTTTCCAGGTGTTGGGATTGGAATGGGTGGTTTAGGTGCTGGAGGTGTTACAGTTGCATCAAAATCTCCCGTAAATCATATATCACCAGATATCATTGCTAAGAGCAATGCAGATACTTCTTCATTGTCACCAGTTCCTTACGTGTTTACTCGTGGAAGGAAAGCCAATGGAACTCTGGAGAAAGTAGTTGAGAGAAGGCAAAGGAGAATGATAAAGAACAGAGAATCTGCTGCAAGGTCTCGAGCTCGTAAGCAG GCCTACACCTTGGAACTAGAGGCAGAAGTGCAAAAACTTAAAGAAATGAATGAAGAATTACACCAAAAAAAG GCTGAAATTATGGAAATGCAGAAAGATCAG GTGAACTTTAATTGCATGGTATGCTGA